The following proteins are co-located in the Synechococcus sp. PROS-U-1 genome:
- the grrA gene encoding GrrA/OscA1 family cyclophane-containing rSAM-modified RiPP, whose amino-acid sequence MKRSLIAFQALLASSAVLCQTAQASSSYSAPEQLNGQAKANSIEARIEAVRNTDWGSLLKDPEIEGELVAKSKWKNGKGKKFGNSRGKGKWGNGKSGNKWGNSRNTWGNGGYGGGWRNGGGGWKNGGGGFVNW is encoded by the coding sequence ATGAAGCGTTCTCTTATTGCCTTTCAAGCACTGCTGGCCTCCAGCGCAGTGCTCTGCCAAACCGCCCAAGCCAGCTCCAGCTACAGCGCGCCTGAGCAGCTGAACGGGCAGGCCAAAGCCAACAGCATCGAAGCCCGAATCGAAGCGGTTCGGAACACCGACTGGGGCAGCCTTCTCAAGGATCCCGAAATCGAAGGTGAGCTTGTTGCCAAGAGCAAATGGAAAAACGGCAAGGGCAAAAAGTTCGGCAACAGCCGTGGAAAAGGCAAGTGGGGCAATGGAAAGAGCGGCAACAAGTGGGGCAATAGCCGCAACACCTGGGGCAACGGTGGCTACGGCGGTGGCTGGCGCAACGGTGGCGGTGGCTGGAAGAACGGTGGCGGCGGATTCGTGAACTGGTGA
- the grrM gene encoding cyclophane-forming radical SAM/SPASM peptide maturase GrrM/OscB, which yields MIVSSPNVGPDLNRFGPIGLVVVQSTSLCNLDCSYCYLPDRQKKRVFDLALLPLLMQRILESPYAGPEFGLVWHAGEPLTLPTSWYDEATAILYRSLEQFNAQGLDFTQHVQTNATLINDAWCDCFRRNRIVVGISVDGPEDIHDAHRRFRNGRGSHAMAMKGIEALHRNDVPFHCISVVTADAMEQPERMYRFFRDNGISDVGFNVEEQEGINTSSSMQGSAMEEKYRDFLRAFWRLSEQDGYPVVLREFEQVISLIQGNERMTQNELNRPFSILSVDWEGNFSTFDPELLSVASDRYGSFNLGNLRDLSLVESTHTDQFRRLMADMTSGVDTCHKSCEYFGLCGGGNGSNKFWEHGSLAASETNACRFGTKIPVQVLLERFEEGPPLTPLTSN from the coding sequence GTGATTGTTTCTTCTCCCAACGTCGGGCCCGACCTCAACCGGTTCGGGCCCATCGGGCTCGTGGTTGTGCAGTCCACATCGCTGTGCAACCTCGATTGTTCTTATTGCTATCTGCCCGATCGGCAAAAGAAGCGGGTCTTTGACCTCGCCCTCTTGCCGCTGTTGATGCAGCGAATTCTGGAAAGCCCCTATGCCGGGCCGGAGTTCGGTCTGGTGTGGCATGCCGGAGAACCCCTCACCCTGCCCACCAGTTGGTACGACGAGGCGACAGCGATCCTGTATCGCAGCCTCGAGCAGTTCAATGCTCAGGGGCTGGACTTCACCCAGCACGTTCAGACCAACGCCACGTTGATCAACGATGCCTGGTGCGACTGCTTCCGCCGCAACCGCATCGTGGTGGGTATCAGTGTGGATGGCCCTGAAGACATCCACGACGCCCACCGGCGCTTCCGCAACGGACGCGGCTCTCACGCCATGGCGATGAAGGGGATTGAAGCCCTGCACCGCAACGATGTTCCTTTCCACTGCATCTCGGTGGTCACCGCCGATGCCATGGAGCAGCCGGAGCGGATGTACCGCTTCTTCCGCGACAACGGCATCAGTGATGTGGGCTTCAACGTTGAGGAGCAGGAGGGGATCAACACCAGCTCCTCAATGCAAGGCTCTGCCATGGAGGAGAAGTATCGCGACTTCCTGCGGGCGTTCTGGAGACTCAGCGAGCAGGACGGCTATCCCGTGGTGCTGCGGGAATTTGAACAGGTGATCAGCCTGATTCAAGGCAACGAGCGGATGACCCAGAACGAGCTCAATCGCCCGTTCTCGATTCTCAGCGTGGATTGGGAGGGGAATTTCTCCACCTTCGACCCCGAGCTGCTGTCGGTGGCCAGCGACCGCTACGGCAGCTTCAACCTCGGCAACCTGCGTGATCTGTCGTTGGTGGAGTCCACCCACACCGATCAGTTCCGACGCCTCATGGCCGACATGACCAGCGGCGTGGACACCTGCCACAAGAGCTGTGAATACTTCGGCCTCTGTGGCGGAGGCAACGGCAGCAACAAGTTCTGGGAGCACGGCAGCCTCGCGGCCAGCGAAACCAACGCCTGCCGCTTCGGCACCAAGATTCCTGTTCAGGTGCTGCTGGAGCGGTTTGAAGAGGGTCCTCCCCTGACCCCCCTTACATCCAATTGA
- a CDS encoding multicopper oxidase family protein: MISRRSFLALAAGGTAAASVAALRHGCHGWAADPRRSINAAATSPVRSQAGLLELDLVAQETSISIPGTSGRALTYNGLLPGPQLELQPGDAVRIQLHNRLTQPTNLHYHGLHIPPSGAADNVFLRVAPGQRQSCSFSLPDNHPAGLFYYHPHHHGTVADQVFGGLGGALLVRGDLDRIPEVQAAQEEVLVLKDLPAANQRSGSGVMLGREGSILSVNGQVKPELQVAAGGLLRLRLLNASNARFWRLALEGHTMHLIATDGGALEQPLPLQELLLVPGERADVLVQVAPEGGRFRLNNLPYRRLGRPMMGGMGMGMGMGMGMGRAVSGQEQADVIATVSTNGVVAPQPLPQQLLAVEELPSPLRTRRFVMNHGMAPGMGMAFLINGQSYNHGRIDTRVQLGDTEDWELLNTGVMDHPFHLHVNPMQVISRNGRPEPYRAWRDVVLVRPGETVRVRTRFSDFAGKSVYHCHILDHEELGMMGNILIEA; encoded by the coding sequence GTGATCAGCCGGCGCTCCTTTCTCGCCCTGGCAGCCGGTGGCACTGCAGCAGCCTCAGTCGCGGCTCTGCGCCATGGCTGCCATGGCTGGGCCGCAGATCCACGGAGGAGCATCAACGCGGCGGCGACGTCGCCAGTGCGCTCTCAAGCTGGCCTGCTGGAGCTGGATCTGGTAGCGCAGGAAACGTCCATCAGCATCCCTGGCACATCAGGACGGGCACTCACCTACAACGGCTTACTCCCTGGCCCCCAGCTTGAACTGCAGCCTGGTGATGCGGTGCGGATCCAGCTGCACAACCGCCTGACTCAGCCAACGAATCTGCACTACCACGGCCTGCACATTCCACCCAGCGGAGCAGCCGACAATGTGTTCCTGAGGGTTGCTCCTGGCCAGCGACAGAGCTGCAGCTTCTCCTTGCCGGACAATCACCCGGCGGGCCTCTTCTACTACCACCCCCATCACCATGGAACGGTGGCTGACCAGGTGTTTGGTGGCCTGGGTGGTGCGCTGCTGGTGAGAGGCGATCTCGATCGCATCCCTGAAGTGCAGGCGGCCCAGGAAGAAGTGCTTGTGCTCAAGGATCTTCCAGCCGCCAACCAGCGCTCCGGTTCTGGTGTGATGCTTGGCCGAGAAGGCTCGATTCTGAGCGTGAACGGCCAGGTGAAGCCCGAGCTGCAGGTTGCAGCCGGCGGCTTGCTGCGCCTACGCCTTCTCAACGCCTCCAATGCCCGCTTCTGGCGACTGGCGCTGGAGGGTCACACCATGCATCTGATTGCCACTGATGGTGGTGCACTGGAGCAACCACTGCCGTTGCAGGAGTTGCTGCTGGTGCCCGGCGAGCGTGCCGATGTGTTGGTGCAGGTGGCTCCCGAAGGTGGTCGGTTTCGCTTGAACAACCTCCCCTACAGGCGCCTGGGGCGCCCAATGATGGGCGGCATGGGTATGGGCATGGGTATGGGTATGGGCATGGGGAGAGCGGTGTCTGGCCAGGAACAAGCTGATGTCATCGCAACGGTGAGCACCAATGGCGTTGTAGCGCCGCAGCCTCTGCCGCAGCAGCTCTTAGCGGTGGAGGAGCTCCCCAGCCCGCTGCGTACGCGCCGATTTGTGATGAATCACGGCATGGCACCAGGCATGGGCATGGCCTTTTTGATCAACGGCCAGAGCTACAACCATGGGCGCATTGACACGCGCGTGCAATTGGGAGACACAGAGGACTGGGAGCTGCTGAACACAGGCGTGATGGATCACCCCTTCCATCTGCATGTGAATCCGATGCAGGTGATCAGCCGCAATGGCAGGCCTGAGCCCTACCGGGCCTGGCGGGATGTGGTGCTGGTGCGCCCTGGCGAAACCGTGCGCGTGCGCACCCGCTTCAGCGACTTTGCTGGCAAGAGCGTGTATCACTGCCACATCCTCGATCACGAGGAGCTCGGCATGATGGGCAACATCTTGATCGAAGCCTGA
- a CDS encoding MerR family DNA-binding protein, with protein sequence MDLPLATVGTVLGARRSGNCTCNDLQATIRGKLTEIQQRVHELQSLEAELNTMLNTWERCGGR encoded by the coding sequence ATGGATCTACCGCTGGCGACGGTTGGCACTGTGCTGGGTGCACGGCGATCCGGGAATTGCACCTGCAACGATCTCCAGGCCACGATCCGCGGCAAGCTCACCGAGATTCAGCAGCGCGTCCACGAACTACAGAGCCTGGAAGCCGAACTCAACACGATGCTGAACACCTGGGAGCGCTGCGGCGGCCGTTGA
- a CDS encoding efflux RND transporter periplasmic adaptor subunit yields MNLSLNHLTHHLRQPGVLLPLAISASLLVGIGVGRQSSRPVSAPSVAAMDRADANGSVALSEDQLRRLGLTTVRPELSSGTERPITGFVEAATSSRSSVGMPVAGRVLRLMVSPGTRVRAGEPIAEVQSADAAAVRADADAAQATAHSLAYLYRLAEPMARQGALSTQELESRRIASVTAATTARAAAAKASALGKPDDSGRLLIRSPIAGQVTAVSTSPGAVLSVGEDVAQISDVTGGELRFLVSPGLATNIRTGQLLRVRAGAQTLQARVIAVAPDAQTAGRVMLLRAQPIDAQLPPIGTAITAFVQIPSSEQRFIVPQDSIALINGSPVVFRYQRGAVEQVAVVVAQQTAGQAEILQGVRQGDVLLRGNTQMLRNALDASKDSSQN; encoded by the coding sequence ATGAACCTGAGCCTTAACCACCTCACGCATCACCTGCGCCAACCCGGCGTGCTTCTTCCTCTGGCGATCTCCGCATCTCTGCTGGTTGGAATCGGTGTGGGTCGCCAGAGCAGCCGGCCGGTCTCTGCGCCATCGGTTGCGGCGATGGACCGTGCGGATGCCAATGGCAGCGTGGCTCTCAGCGAAGACCAGCTTCGGCGATTGGGATTGACCACTGTTCGCCCCGAACTGAGCTCGGGCACGGAACGTCCGATCACTGGTTTTGTTGAAGCAGCAACATCGTCGCGCTCAAGCGTGGGGATGCCTGTGGCGGGACGTGTTTTACGTCTGATGGTGTCACCGGGCACCCGTGTTCGTGCTGGCGAACCGATCGCAGAAGTCCAAAGCGCTGATGCGGCTGCTGTACGCGCCGATGCCGATGCAGCGCAGGCCACGGCGCACTCGCTCGCATACCTGTACCGCCTTGCCGAACCCATGGCACGGCAAGGTGCACTCTCGACCCAGGAGCTGGAAAGCCGCCGCATCGCCAGCGTTACAGCCGCGACGACAGCCAGGGCAGCCGCTGCCAAGGCTTCAGCGCTAGGGAAGCCTGATGATTCAGGGCGTCTGTTGATTCGCAGTCCAATTGCCGGTCAGGTCACTGCTGTGAGCACCTCACCCGGTGCCGTCCTGTCTGTGGGGGAAGACGTGGCCCAGATCAGTGATGTCACAGGGGGTGAGCTTCGCTTCCTCGTGTCACCGGGACTCGCCACGAACATCAGGACCGGACAGCTGCTGCGCGTTCGAGCGGGAGCTCAGACGCTGCAGGCACGGGTGATCGCTGTGGCACCTGATGCGCAAACCGCCGGGCGCGTGATGCTGCTCCGCGCGCAACCTATTGATGCTCAACTCCCACCGATCGGAACAGCTATCACGGCCTTTGTGCAGATCCCATCCTCCGAGCAACGGTTCATTGTTCCGCAGGATTCCATTGCCCTGATCAATGGATCACCGGTGGTCTTTCGCTATCAACGGGGGGCTGTGGAACAGGTTGCTGTGGTGGTGGCCCAGCAAACGGCGGGGCAAGCGGAAATCCTTCAGGGTGTTCGTCAAGGTGATGTGCTCCTGAGAGGCAACACGCAGATGTTGCGCAACGCACTGGATGCTTCCAAGGACAGCAGCCAGAACTGA
- a CDS encoding efflux RND transporter permease subunit codes for MLERLLNTTLRFSIARRWLIVAAAVVISLWGLLAVSQMPLDVFPPFAPPQVDVQTSAAGLSPEEVETRITLPIESAVNGIAGVETVRSSSKPGLSMVQVVFNQNADIYRARQSVAERLQQVSAQLPTNADPPELSPLVSPLGTILQVAFTVNGDGATSLMDLQQLVLRSYRQSILAVPGVAQVTIYGGDEQQFQVLLDPQELQAQAVSLKAVMEGVGSAMATSPGGFLIGGGQERLIRPLAQVTQVSDLADAAVKSEQGRSVLLSTLGEVKRGAALKRGDASFNGKPAVVLMVTKQPDVDTPTVSRAVEQRLAELNRTLPSDVQVQTTFRQSNFIDSAIRNVSESLLQGVVIVSVVIVLFLMNWRAAVISLSAIPLSLLIGLMLMKSLGLGINTMTLGGLVVAIGSVVDDSIVDMENCYRGLRRNRASDTPKSPLQVVFDTSVEVRQPVLFSTVIIVVVFAPIFSLTGVEGRIFAPMGLAYLLSIAASTLVAVTLSPALCAILLAPAELPEENTWLANRAERLYRPILDLALRSPQRVLAIALALIVATTTILPALGRVFLPEFREQSLVSSMVLYPGVSLEMTNRAGLALTRSLQNNPLFAWVQVRTGRAPGDADGAGVNLAHVDVELSDQAMANRPAAIAELRQAFLKLPGVAPNIGGFISHRMDEVLSGVRSAIAIKIYGTDLGELRRIGEAVEKAIKPIDGVVDLQLEPQLPIPQVQIHYDRPLAAALGLTVEELSQAVEIALNGKVVGHVVEGGVRSDVLVQLQENARQNLEAIRSLPVAFSNGMTVPLGSVAWVEEGLGANIVNREDVSRMIVVSTNVSGRPLGTVVKDIQRTIAREVPLPQGYTIRYGGQFESEERATASLVFYSAVAAVVIGVLMVISVKSVPATVAIMLNLPLALIGGVVAVLLTGGVLSIASLIGFITLFGIAVRNGLLLVDNYNRRHGAGQPLGEVIREGSLERLNAILMTALSSALGALPLALAFGAGNEILQPLAVVVLGGLTTSTALTLLVLPALYARFGHWLLPARDGSASSLASLPS; via the coding sequence ATGCTTGAGCGGTTGCTCAACACAACGCTGCGGTTTTCGATCGCACGCCGCTGGCTGATCGTTGCCGCCGCGGTGGTGATCAGCCTCTGGGGCCTGCTGGCGGTGAGCCAGATGCCCCTGGATGTGTTTCCCCCCTTCGCGCCGCCGCAGGTGGATGTGCAAACCAGCGCCGCTGGGCTCTCACCGGAAGAAGTGGAAACCCGCATCACGCTGCCGATCGAATCGGCAGTGAATGGCATTGCCGGGGTGGAGACCGTGCGCTCCTCCTCCAAGCCGGGTTTGTCGATGGTGCAGGTGGTGTTCAACCAGAACGCCGACATCTACCGCGCCCGCCAATCCGTGGCGGAGCGGCTGCAACAGGTGAGCGCCCAGCTGCCTACCAATGCAGATCCCCCCGAGCTCTCCCCGCTGGTGTCGCCTCTGGGCACAATCCTGCAGGTCGCCTTCACCGTGAACGGCGATGGCGCCACATCGCTGATGGATCTGCAGCAGCTGGTGTTGCGCTCCTATCGCCAGTCGATCCTGGCGGTGCCCGGCGTCGCCCAGGTGACGATCTACGGCGGCGATGAGCAGCAATTTCAGGTGCTCCTTGATCCCCAGGAGCTGCAGGCTCAGGCTGTCTCGCTCAAGGCGGTGATGGAGGGTGTTGGCTCGGCGATGGCCACCAGCCCTGGAGGCTTTCTGATCGGGGGTGGCCAGGAGCGGTTGATTCGCCCCTTGGCTCAGGTCACACAGGTGAGCGATCTGGCGGATGCGGCGGTGAAGAGCGAGCAGGGACGATCGGTGCTGCTCTCAACACTGGGAGAAGTGAAGCGCGGTGCAGCGCTCAAACGCGGTGACGCCAGCTTCAACGGCAAGCCAGCTGTGGTGCTGATGGTGACCAAGCAGCCCGATGTGGACACCCCCACGGTGTCCCGGGCAGTGGAGCAGCGCTTGGCCGAGCTGAACCGCACGCTGCCGAGCGATGTGCAGGTCCAGACCACATTTCGTCAGAGTAATTTCATCGATAGTGCCATCCGCAATGTGAGCGAGTCGCTGCTCCAGGGGGTGGTGATCGTTTCGGTGGTGATCGTGCTGTTTCTCATGAACTGGCGCGCCGCCGTGATCAGCCTCAGCGCCATTCCGCTGTCACTGCTGATTGGCCTGATGTTGATGAAGAGCCTGGGCCTGGGCATCAACACCATGACCCTGGGTGGGCTGGTGGTGGCGATCGGTTCGGTGGTCGACGACTCGATCGTCGACATGGAGAACTGCTATCGGGGGCTGCGCCGCAACCGGGCCAGCGACACGCCCAAATCGCCCCTGCAGGTGGTGTTCGACACCTCGGTAGAGGTGCGCCAGCCCGTGCTGTTCTCCACCGTGATCATCGTGGTGGTGTTTGCGCCGATCTTTTCGCTCACCGGCGTAGAAGGGCGCATCTTTGCGCCGATGGGCCTGGCCTACCTGCTGTCGATCGCGGCCTCCACCCTCGTAGCGGTAACGCTCTCTCCCGCGTTGTGCGCCATCTTGCTTGCGCCTGCGGAGCTGCCAGAGGAGAACACCTGGCTGGCTAACCGGGCTGAGCGGCTCTACCGGCCAATCTTGGATCTAGCGCTGAGATCACCGCAGCGCGTGCTGGCCATCGCTCTGGCGCTGATCGTCGCCACCACAACGATCCTGCCGGCACTGGGCCGGGTGTTTCTACCGGAATTCCGCGAACAATCGCTGGTGAGTTCGATGGTGCTCTACCCCGGGGTGTCACTGGAGATGACCAACCGAGCGGGGCTTGCACTGACCCGTTCGCTGCAGAACAACCCGTTGTTTGCATGGGTGCAGGTGCGCACGGGCCGCGCCCCCGGTGATGCCGATGGGGCCGGCGTGAACCTAGCTCACGTGGATGTGGAACTGAGCGATCAAGCCATGGCCAATCGGCCCGCTGCCATTGCCGAGCTGCGGCAGGCTTTTTTAAAGCTGCCCGGTGTGGCGCCCAACATCGGCGGCTTCATCTCGCATCGCATGGATGAGGTGCTCTCGGGGGTGCGCAGCGCGATTGCAATCAAGATCTACGGCACCGATTTAGGCGAACTGCGCCGCATCGGTGAGGCGGTGGAGAAGGCCATCAAACCCATTGATGGAGTGGTGGATCTGCAGTTGGAACCGCAGCTGCCGATTCCCCAGGTGCAGATCCACTACGACCGCCCGCTTGCGGCGGCGCTGGGGCTCACGGTGGAGGAGCTGTCGCAAGCAGTGGAGATCGCGCTCAACGGCAAGGTGGTGGGCCACGTGGTGGAAGGGGGTGTGCGCAGCGATGTGCTCGTGCAGCTTCAGGAGAATGCTCGCCAGAACCTGGAGGCCATCCGCTCGTTGCCGGTGGCCTTCAGCAATGGCATGACCGTTCCTCTCGGCAGTGTTGCCTGGGTTGAGGAAGGTCTGGGGGCCAACATCGTCAACCGAGAAGATGTTTCCCGCATGATCGTGGTCTCCACCAACGTCAGCGGCCGGCCCCTCGGCACTGTCGTCAAAGACATCCAGCGCACCATTGCCCGTGAGGTGCCACTGCCTCAGGGCTACACGATCCGCTACGGCGGCCAGTTCGAATCAGAAGAACGGGCAACCGCGTCTCTGGTCTTCTACAGCGCTGTTGCCGCAGTGGTGATCGGTGTGCTGATGGTGATTTCGGTGAAATCAGTGCCCGCCACAGTGGCGATCATGCTCAACCTGCCCCTGGCCCTGATCGGAGGTGTGGTGGCGGTGTTGCTCACGGGAGGAGTGCTATCGATCGCCTCGTTGATCGGCTTCATCACGCTGTTTGGCATCGCCGTGCGCAATGGGTTGTTGCTGGTGGACAACTACAACCGCCGCCACGGCGCAGGGCAACCCCTGGGCGAGGTGATCCGTGAGGGAAGCCTGGAGCGCCTCAACGCCATCCTGATGACAGCCCTCTCCTCGGCACTCGGAGCCTTGCCTCTTGCACTCGCTTTCGGGGCCGGGAATGAAATCCTGCAACCGTTGGCTGTGGTGGTGCTCGGTGGATTGACCACCTCCACGGCCCTGACCCTGCTGGTGCTCCCGGCGCTCTATGCACGCTTTGGCCATTGGCTGCTGCCCGCCCGCGACGGTTCGGCGTCGTCTCTTGCCTCTCTCCCGTCATGA
- the rppA gene encoding two-component system response regulator RppA: protein MPMRILLVEDEMDLARSIQAALEGQGHVVDHCVSGQDGWVLLGSDQAHYDLGILDWMLPELSGLDLCRRTRSRGLALPLLLLTARNETADRVEGLDAGADDYLSKPFAMEELLARVRALQRRQPSYRAPLLEAGCFRLDLAAGQLLVATAAAEVCIELSTKEQQLMSYFLEHPGEVISGSRLRNQLWNLQQDPISNVVAAQVRLLRRKLASHGLASPIETIPSKGYRLNPHAAVLL from the coding sequence ATGCCCATGCGGATCCTGTTGGTGGAGGACGAGATGGATCTAGCGCGATCCATCCAGGCAGCCCTGGAGGGCCAGGGCCATGTGGTGGATCACTGCGTCAGCGGTCAGGACGGCTGGGTGCTTCTGGGGAGTGATCAGGCCCACTACGACCTGGGAATTCTTGATTGGATGCTCCCGGAGCTCAGCGGCCTCGATCTGTGCAGGCGAACGCGATCGCGGGGCCTGGCGCTACCGCTCTTGCTGCTCACGGCCCGTAACGAAACAGCCGACCGGGTTGAGGGCCTGGATGCCGGCGCGGACGACTATCTGAGCAAGCCCTTCGCGATGGAGGAGCTGCTCGCACGGGTACGGGCGTTGCAGCGGCGACAGCCCAGCTATCGGGCGCCGCTCCTGGAAGCCGGTTGCTTCCGGCTGGATCTCGCCGCGGGGCAGTTGCTCGTGGCAACAGCCGCAGCTGAGGTTTGCATTGAGCTCTCCACGAAAGAGCAGCAACTGATGAGCTATTTCCTGGAACACCCCGGTGAGGTGATTTCCGGCTCACGCTTGCGCAACCAACTGTGGAATCTGCAGCAGGATCCCATCAGCAATGTTGTTGCCGCCCAGGTGCGATTGCTGCGGCGCAAGCTTGCTTCTCATGGGCTTGCTTCTCCGATTGAAACCATACCGAGTAAGGGGTATCGGCTGAACCCGCATGCTGCGGTGTTGCTGTGA
- a CDS encoding cell wall metabolism sensor histidine kinase WalK, translating into MTIQTPAHRLLFQARLRLAGLSLLVMGALLYGAGFAMGRLLLQSQDSAIRRELQALAGTLHDSLKPVLLPQAARPTPALVSVLPGLCIAGEPCKAPDSLVERHAISATDSDRYKLRVLDPNGALLASSPGAPILLPPAADQGWQLTQEPAGRRWLTYSIHLHHSNSNREPVWGFLQISHSLNDLDREAQQLVWLGHAVFLVALLAMGAASWWLAGLAMAPLLEAYQRQEQFSADVAHELRTPLANLMAVVETGRWDRVLAQGRRLQNLIGDLLLLASLERPCEREPATVCDLAEITADVMEDFSETAAAAQVSLIHTSWMSSAKVLGAETELSRLVINLLSNAMQHSPAGGAIDVSLKHQGRHFQLSITDNGPGIAEEMQGRIFDRFTRLDPSRSRLQGGSGLGLAIAQAIAVRHRAAIQVHSRTGCGSCFSLEIPAAEPPH; encoded by the coding sequence ATGACCATCCAAACGCCAGCGCATCGCCTGTTATTTCAAGCTCGATTGAGACTGGCGGGACTCTCCTTGCTGGTGATGGGTGCACTCCTTTACGGCGCGGGGTTCGCGATGGGACGGCTGTTGCTGCAGAGCCAGGACAGCGCCATCCGGCGTGAACTGCAAGCTCTTGCCGGCACCCTGCACGACAGTCTCAAGCCTGTCCTGCTGCCGCAGGCGGCCCGGCCCACGCCCGCACTTGTTTCGGTTCTACCGGGCCTCTGTATTGCAGGAGAGCCTTGCAAGGCACCGGATTCATTGGTTGAACGCCATGCCATCAGTGCCACCGATTCCGACCGCTACAAGCTGCGTGTTCTCGATCCCAACGGTGCTCTGCTGGCCAGCTCCCCCGGGGCTCCGATCCTGCTCCCGCCAGCGGCTGATCAAGGTTGGCAGCTCACGCAAGAACCCGCTGGCCGGCGCTGGCTCACCTACTCCATTCATCTGCATCACTCCAACAGCAACAGAGAACCCGTCTGGGGATTCCTTCAGATTTCACACAGCCTGAACGATCTGGACCGGGAAGCACAACAGCTGGTGTGGTTGGGACATGCTGTCTTCCTCGTTGCGCTGCTGGCCATGGGCGCTGCCAGCTGGTGGCTGGCTGGATTGGCGATGGCACCATTACTGGAGGCCTATCAGCGACAGGAGCAGTTCAGCGCCGATGTGGCCCACGAATTACGCACCCCGCTGGCCAACTTGATGGCAGTGGTGGAGACAGGACGCTGGGATCGGGTGCTGGCCCAGGGCCGGCGCCTGCAGAACCTGATCGGCGACCTGTTGTTGCTCGCCAGCCTTGAACGACCCTGCGAGCGGGAGCCGGCAACGGTGTGTGATCTCGCCGAGATCACGGCCGATGTGATGGAGGATTTTTCAGAGACAGCTGCGGCTGCTCAGGTGAGCCTGATTCACACGTCATGGATGTCCAGTGCCAAGGTGCTTGGGGCGGAGACAGAACTCAGCCGGCTTGTGATCAATCTGCTGAGCAACGCGATGCAGCACAGCCCAGCAGGTGGCGCGATCGACGTCTCCCTGAAGCACCAGGGTCGCCATTTCCAGCTTTCAATCACCGACAACGGACCTGGCATCGCTGAGGAGATGCAGGGCCGAATCTTTGATCGCTTCACGCGACTGGATCCGTCTCGCTCACGCCTCCAGGGTGGCAGTGGGCTGGGGCTGGCCATCGCGCAAGCCATCGCCGTCCGCCATCGCGCAGCAATCCAGGTGCACTCCAGGACTGGATGCGGCAGCTGCTTCTCCCTGGAGATTCCGGCGGCTGAGCCACCCCATTGA
- a CDS encoding DUF411 domain-containing protein, whose product MPPVAAIPVPAVVSAYRSPSCGCCKGWLDHLRQAGFTVKDYVTSNLASIKQRYGVPPQLQSCHTARIGGYTVEGHIPVSAIQRLLKERPQVAGIAVPGMPLGSPGMESPFKTESYTVFTFTESGRTQAFQTVEGDG is encoded by the coding sequence ATGCCTCCAGTCGCCGCCATACCTGTGCCTGCGGTGGTTTCCGCCTATCGCTCCCCAAGCTGTGGCTGCTGCAAAGGCTGGCTGGACCACCTCAGGCAAGCCGGCTTCACAGTGAAGGACTACGTGACGAGCAACCTTGCGAGCATCAAGCAGCGCTACGGCGTTCCACCTCAGCTGCAGTCCTGTCACACCGCCCGGATTGGGGGTTACACGGTTGAGGGTCATATTCCAGTGTCGGCGATTCAGCGGCTGCTGAAGGAACGCCCACAGGTGGCCGGAATTGCCGTACCCGGTATGCCGCTCGGTTCGCCCGGCATGGAATCACCGTTCAAGACAGAGAGCTACACGGTGTTCACCTTCACCGAATCCGGCCGGACCCAAGCCTTCCAGACGGTGGAGGGTGATGGCTAA
- the rimP gene encoding ribosome maturation factor RimP, translating to MPHPLLPDLESLATDVAASKGFALCSIQLLTHMSPMILEVQIRHSSGADVSLDDCAGFSGVLGDALEASTLLTDAYVLEISSPGIGEQLSSDRDFETFRGFPVEVLHRDKDDSEQRLEGLLLERDADTLQINIRGRIKRIPRDGVIGVRLTSPGS from the coding sequence TTGCCTCATCCTCTGCTTCCAGATCTTGAATCGCTGGCCACTGACGTGGCCGCCAGCAAAGGCTTTGCGCTTTGCAGCATTCAGCTGCTCACCCACATGAGCCCAATGATTCTGGAAGTGCAGATCCGCCATAGCAGCGGAGCAGATGTGAGCCTCGACGACTGCGCGGGTTTCAGCGGAGTGCTTGGCGATGCCCTTGAGGCCTCGACCCTGCTCACTGACGCGTATGTTCTGGAGATCAGCAGTCCTGGGATCGGCGAGCAGCTGTCCAGTGATCGCGACTTTGAGACCTTCCGCGGCTTCCCCGTGGAGGTGCTTCACCGCGACAAGGACGACAGCGAGCAACGTCTGGAGGGCCTTTTGCTCGAACGCGACGCCGACACGCTGCAGATCAACATCCGCGGGCGCATCAAACGGATTCCCCGGGATGGCGTGATCGGTGTCCGTCTCACCAGTCCAGGCAGCTGA